The Pochonia chlamydosporia 170 chromosome 1, whole genome shotgun sequence genome window below encodes:
- a CDS encoding Tyrosinase (similar to Metarhizium robertsii ARSEF 23 XP_007818280.1), which produces MLVKAATGLLAIGHLASLVFAQDRVAITGATVDQNSDVPARRNINDMYSKGGPQWDLYIQALRSLQAKNASDALFHTFKSLVCIHGLPFIEWNGDGPRNNNGWGGYCPHGEALFLPWHRALTLLYEQLLVKEAVAIASKYPQRYRTEYLAAANSLRSPYWDWSADSNVPPSTVPQTMSINVPDGQGIKQAQVSNPLQPYTLPQEALAGQFGPFARIPAKMVRCPAPRQYPNTPNQRLRQYNLKQGTYDMFAYSSTFNDFAVTGGRHLEGLHNIIHWEAGCEGQFLDATLSAFDPLFMLHHTHVDRLWTYWQFIRPSETIFKNSYVGQARFSTPQGTVIGPNSPLAPFHDGNLNSYTSNSVSSIKGMGYTYEGLEYWRKSADQLRRDAIQRINTLYAPRRRFHKRSSSQTETRHFAHVDLDRTQVERPCTITVFIGNKEAGTVPIMPLPATGIARTSVPIDKFLNETMHSSSSQGIMASIGQLVEVEIKKLDGTRIPVDKVDSLKITVEKIAVEVPSSNMELPKPVDKTRHSAKVQGHFAH; this is translated from the exons ATGTTGGTCAAGGCAGCTACTGGGCTTTTGGCCATTGGCCATTTGGCTTCACTTGTCTTTGCTCAGGATCGAGTTGCGATTACCGGCGCCACTGTCGATCAAAATAGCGATGTTCCTGCGAGAAGAAACATCAACGACATGTACTCCAAAGGTGGACCTCAATG GGATCTGTATATCCAGGCACTTCGTTCGCTTCAGGCAAAGAATGCCTCCGACGCGCTCTTTCATACTTTCAAGTCGCTGGTTT GTATCCATGGCCTACCATTCATCGAATGGAACGGAGATGGACCGAGGAATAACAACGGATGGGGAGGATATTGCCCTCATGGC GAAGCCCTCTTTCTCCCCTGGCACCGAGCTCTCACTTTGCTATACGAACAACTCTTAGTTAAAGAGGCTGTGGCTATCGCTTCCAAGTACCCTCAAAGATACCGCACGGAATACTTGGCTGCGGCAAATAGTCTTCGCTCACCGTACTGGGACTGGTCTGCCGACTCCAACGTTCCTCCAAGCACAGTTCCCCAAACGATGAGCATCAATGTCCCAGATGGCCAGGGCATAAAACAAGCTCAAGTCTCAAATCCCTTGCAGCCCTACACTCTGCCCCAGGAAGCTCTTGCAGGACAATTTGGACCGTTTGCCCGAATTCCCGCCAAGATGGTGAGGTGTCCTGCTCCAAGACAATATCCCAACACCCCGAACCAACGACTGAGGCAATACAACTTGAAACAGGGCACA TACGACATGTTTGCCTACTCCTCCACGTTCAACGACTTTGCCGTCACTGGCGGAAGACATCTGGAAGGCCTGCATAACATTATTCACTGGGAGGCTGGCTGCGAAGGGCAGTTTCTTGATGCTACACTAAGCGCATTTGACCCCCTCTT CATGCTTCACCATACTCACGTCGACCGCCTCTGGACGTACTGGCAGTTCATACGTCCCTCTGAAACCATTTTCAAAAACTCATACGTCGGGCAAGCGCGCTTCTCAACTCCCCAAGGCACAGTCATTGGCCCCAATTCCCCTCTCGCTCCCTTCCACGATGGCAACCTCAACAGTTATACGTCCAACTCAGTCTCTAGCATCAAGGGAATGGGCTACACCTACGAGGGACTTGAGTATTGGAGAAAATCTGCTGATCAGCTTCGGAGAGATGCCATTCAGCGGATCAATACCCTCTACGCACCCCGGCGCAGGTTCCACAAACGAAGTTCCTCACAAACTGAGACCCGGCACTTCGCACATGTCGACCTTGACCGAACACAGGTTGAGCGTCCTTGCACCATTACGGTCTTTATCGGAAACAAAGAAGCTGGTACAGTGCCAATAATGCCCCTGCCTGCGACGGGAATAGCTCGTACCAGCGTTCCTATCGACAAGTTCCTCAATGAGACGATGCATTCCTCGTCGTCGCAGGGAATAATGGCATCCATCGGACAGCTGGTTGAGGTAGAAATCAAGAAGCTAGACGGTACCAGAATACCGGTGGATAAAGTCGACAGCCTCAAGATTACGGTTGAGAAGATTGCCGTAGAAGTTCCCAGCTCTAacatggagcttcccaagcCGgttgacaagacgagacacTCTGCTAAAGTTCAAGGTCATTTCGCACATTAA
- a CDS encoding GNAT family acetyltransferase (similar to Metarhizium acridum CQMa 102 XP_007809058.1) encodes MSKPAFDIVIPLADDAAVTSDIHLRAMEENLLTHAQFPNPQAWEFFREWLTTNTREHIQHSNKGVLIARDSATGEIASFIKWLEYGSGGEVALPPPTTTVEDEWPEFCGRLILDEYTNIAADARKRVLGEKGYFHVTFLCTDPKWGGRGAASALLRELVNMAEDAGKAIILEGVMPAVPLYKRLGFEVRQELKMMLPPRGSTERTELYLEQTMVWAPPSWDNV; translated from the exons ATGTCAAAGCCAGCATTCGACATCGTAATCCCCCTCGCGGATGATGCGGCCGTCACCTCAGACATTCACCTCCGCGCCATGGAGGAGAACCTCCTCACGCACGCGCAGTTTCCCAATCCTCAGGCCTGGGAATTTTTCCGCGAGTGGCTTACGACAAACACGCGGGAGCACATTCAGCATTCTAACAAGGGGGTCTTGATTGCGCGGGATTCGGCGACTGGTGAGAtcgccagcttcatcaagtGGTTGGAATATGGATCAGGTGGAGAGGTTGCCTTGCCGCCACCTACAACAACCGTGGAAGACGAGTGGCCGGAGTTTTGTGGGCGATTGATCCTGGATGAGTATACGAATATTGCTGCAGATGCGAGGAAGAGGGTCCTTGGGGAGAAGGGATATTTTC ATGTGACTTTTCTATGCACCGATCCCAAATGGGGTGGTCGTGGCGCCGCTTCAGCTCTACTAAGGGAGCTGGTGAACATGGCAGAAGACGCTGGCAAAGCAATTATTTTGGAAGGTGTGATGCCTGCCGTGCCGCTTTACAAGAGGTTAGGTTTCGAGGTTAGACAAGAACTGAAAATGATGCTGCCACCTCGCGGGTCAACCGAGCGGACCGAGTTATATCTGGAACAGACCATGGTCTGGGCGCCACCATCATGGGACAACGTATAG
- a CDS encoding nitrogen regulatory protein OTam (similar to Pyrenophora tritici-repentis Pt-1C-BFP XP_001938208.1) translates to MAHNSSVQRTAPIAIAPKPPRRDPAPQRQDSLHRFEIGPSSVQTGASMESSSLAGSTMAPCQACRFSGTKCVLSDDEDGCAACQANGSECSYLSSSLASPQTRKRKMNGISVRDNTFGKRSSPNISTRRLGNSSLSSTAASSSFLEDLANVGGPTMLKRTLGMQNDRFSQYIGLTTDFEPSLINLSTFDPQDESLLARGTLRKVSDNDTFLMLPDSSTSGYEHVIEDSDAIEAVVSPHGRKLIDLYFRIVHPAFPIIQKHVFLEKYERSHREFSPPILAAVYILAINWWDHNEELSRLPRPDVRELERLIRSTLADAMNRPKLSTIQAGLLLSQCPEGDQWAPTAQLVAVGQELGLHLDCSNWKIPPWEKGLRRRLAWALYMQDKWGALVHGRPSHIFPSNWGVRALAVNDFPDVEWDENDSDEKQDIEKGRLLFTRFVQLSEILAEILETFYTLNSTQNIADAGLQGTQLVLSLAKPVQLKLKEWYSGLPASIRLESYSMTSYSPASPPSTNRLSSIGYLHLGYFATEITLHRRIIRSLASNPTAVDPYVQHICRSAAKARLISAMDFVNRLTPNHLRSFWFFASKTNFALIGTFGSLLWATSPGREEADWYRRRLGEYRWTLSVSFKPGESKGLTQFAMTMLDISTGLLKRLPEKPSMSRSGSLADMSAPSGPPSFPGSFSGGGSLMGQFSNIHSADVSSAQSPRSDESSSDDEMEDNYATPI, encoded by the exons ATGGCCCACAACTCCTCAGTTCAGCGAACGGCACCTATTGCCATCGCTCCGAAGCCCCCAAGGCGAGACCCAGCACCACAGCGACAGGACAGCTTGCACAGATTTGAGATTGGTCCCAGTAGCGTTCAAACTGGAGCCTCTATGGaatcttcttctttagcCGGGTCGACTATGGCTCCATGCCAAGCATGCCGGTTTTCGGGAACCAAATGTGTTCTcagtgatgacgaggacggaTGTGCCGCATGTCAAGCCAACGGTTCCGAGTGCTCTTACCTATCGAGTTCTTTGGCAAGTCCTCAAACCCGTAAGAGAAAAATGAATGGAATATCAGTCCGAGACAATACTTTTGGCAAGCGAAG CTCACCCAATATTTCTACTCGTAGACTAGGAAACTCCAGCCTATCCAGCACAGCTGCGAGCAGCTCCTTTCTCGAGGACCTGGCGAATGTAGGCGGCCCAACCATGCTTAAGAGAACCCTCGGCATGCAAAATGACCGTTTCAGTCAATATATCGGCCTTACAACTGATTTTGAGCCGTCACTCATCAATCTCTCTACGTTCGATCCGCAAGATGAGAGCCTGTTAGCCAGAGGCACACTGCGAAAGGTTAGCGATAACGACACatttttgatgttgccgGACAGCAGTACCTCCGGTTACGAGCATGTTATCGAAGACTCGGATGCCATCGAGGCTGTGGTGTCGCCGCATGGGCGGAAGTTAATCGATCTGTACTTCCGAATAGTGCATCCGGCATTCCCAATAATTCAGAAACACGTCTTCTTGGAGAAATACGAGCGATCTCACCGAGAGTTCTCACCTCCGATCCTGGCTGCAGTTTACATTTTGGCAATCAATTGGTGGGATCACAATGAGGAGCTCTCGCGCCTACCGCGTCCTGATGTACGAGAACTGGAGAGGCTCATTCGCAGCACACTGGCAGATGCCATGAACAGGCCGAAGTTATCTACTATCCAAGCAGGCTTGCTGTTATCTCAGTGTCCAGAAGGCGACCAGTGGGCACCAACTGCTCAACTTGTGGCCGTTGGCCAGGAGCTTGGGTTGCATCTGGACTGTTCAAACTGGAAGATTCCCCCTTGGGAGAAGGGTTTGAGACGGAGGTTGGCATGGGCACTTTATATGCAAGACAAATGGGGTGCTTTGGTTCATGGACGACCTTCACACATCTTTCCATCCAACTGGGGTGTGCGGGCTTTGGCTGTCAACGACTTCCCGGACGTTGAGTGGGACGAGAACGATTCTGATGAGAAACAAGACATTGAGAAGGGTCGGCTTCTGTTCACCCGTTTTGTGCAGCTGTCTGAAATCTTGGCTGAGATTCTCGAGACCTTTTACACATTAAACTCAACACAGAACATTGCCGACGCCGGGTTGCAAGGGACTCAGCTGGTCTTGTCTCTTGCAAAACCTGTTCAGCTCAAACTTAAAGAGTGGTACAGCGGCTTACCAGCTAGTATTCGCCTTGAGTCCTACTCTATGACGAGTTATTCTCCGGCTTCCCCACCGTCGACCAACAGATTATCCAGCATCGGGTATCTCCATCTGGGGTATTTTGCCACGGAGATAACATTACACCGTAGAATCATTCGATCTTTGGCATCAAACCCGACCGCCGTGGACCCATATGTTCAGCATATTTGTCGAAGTGCAGCAAAGGCGCGCCTTATCTCAGCCATGGACTTTGTGAACCGGCTGACGCCGAACCATCTACGGTCCTTCTGGTTTTTTGCATCCAAGACCAACTTTGCGCTGATTGGAACTTTTGGCTCGTTATTGTGGGCGACATCTCCCGGTCGAGAGGAAGCCGACTGGTACCGTCGTCGCTTGGGGGAGTATCGCTGGACACTGTCGGTGAGCTTCAAGCCTGGCGAGAGTAAGGGCTTAACGCAATTCGCGATGACTATGCTGGATATTTCTACCGGATTGTTAAAGAGATTACCTGAGAAGCCGTCCATGAGTCGCAGTGGGAGCTTGGCAGACATGTCAGCGCCGTCAGGGCCACCTTCATTCCCAGGGTCATTCTCTGGTGGCGGTAGCCTGATGGGCCAGTTCAGCAACATTCATAGCGCAGATGTGAGTAGCGCTCAAAGTCCTCGCAGCGATGAGTCGAGCAGTGACGATGAAATGGAGGACAATTATGCCACACCAATTTAA
- a CDS encoding spermine/spermidine synthase (similar to Cordyceps militaris CM01 XP_006669256.1) encodes MASKSSSSAPKKGKAAGADSSNTATGFTPERFERELKDLADKAKSDTFSNRLLEQLNIYIRILLLLAFLGIYSYVSQLNLSPVYGSIPSSIWHAKLVMGGCFLGWAANTFLRDSLPINPVKALPIVAVCIPGLQHYLGTFSQTFGPQWGPVVTEVFTLLPLAIFTSASVADYWEGARLSMLPNFVSDAGPGIGSWALFKLFESQAAVYLPQIIGKLRVLTRLGFELILAFAYMAFSPSKYLVYTAFPFFHTFLLNTHLQSPAATQSLISSMMTDGWLFIERRESVTGYISVVQSIQQGFRVMRCDHSLLGGEWIDHRGGPVSEPIYGVFAMLEAVRLAEAATPVADQDAKALVIGLGVGTTPSALVSHGINTTVVEMDPVVYEFATKYFDLKENNPPVLQDAVSYTAELAKTAPATYDYIVHDVFTGGAEPVDLFTLEFLQGLHALLKPDGAIAINYAGDLALPAPKIIYRTIKQVFPTCRIFREMPPDAESIKTKGMDFTNMVIFCKKSASSPLTFRRPTTKDFLQSSARQEFLDLRNEIPEPSMLIGEEEGILTKNDTEKLAKWHEKSALGHWSLMRTAIPAKVWERW; translated from the exons atggCTAGcaagtcgtcatcatcggctCCAAAGAAAGGAAAGGCAGCGGGTGCCGACTCCAGTAACACTGCAACCGGGTTTACACCCGAAAGATTCGAAAGGGAGCTGAAAGACTTAGCTGACAAGGCTAAAAGCGATACCTTTAGCAATCGTCTTCTGGAACAACTCAACATTTATATTCGGAtactccttcttcttgccttccTTGGCATCTACTCCTATGTCTCTCAACTCAACCTTTCACCGGTCTATGGATCCATACCATCGTCAATATGGCATGCAAAGCTTGTTATGGGTGGCTGCTTTCTCGGGTGGGCAGCCAACACGTTTCTTCGCGATTCACTTCCAATCAATCCCGTAAAAGCCCTTCCCATCGTTGCGGTTTGCATTCCAGGTCTGCAGCACTATCTTGGAACCTTCAGCCAGACATTTGGCCCGCAATGGGGTCCCGTGGTCACAGAGGTGTTTACGTTACTTCCCCTGGCAATATTCACATCTGCCTCGGTGGCTGATTACTGGGAGGGGGCGAGATTGAGCATGCTGCCGAACTTTGTGTCCGACGCTGGACCAGGCATCGGCTCTTGGGCCTTATTCAAGCTCTTTGAAAGCCAGGCTGCTGTATACTTGCCCCAAATCATTGGCAAGCTTCGTGTCCTCACAAGATTGGGCTTTGAACTTATTTTGGCATTTGCTTATATGGCCTTCTCACCTTCCAAATACCTGGTTTATACGGCTTTCCCGTTCTTTCACACATTTCTGCTGAATACCCATTTACAGTCTCCAGCAGCCACCCAGAGTCTAATTAGCTCGATGATGACCGACGGCTGGTTGTTCATCGAGAGACGTGAGTCGGTTACGGGCTACATTTCAGTGGTACAGAGCATACAGCAAGGGTTTCGGGTTATGCGTTGTGACCATAGCTTATTGGGTGGAGAGTGGATTGACCATAGAGGAGGACCAGTGTCAGAACCTATATACGGTGTGTTTGCCATGCTGGAAGCTGTCAGGTTGGCCGAAGCGGCTACGCCTGTGGCAGACCAGGACGCCAAGGCATTGGTGAT CGGACTTGGGGTAGGAACCACTCCTTCCGCTCTCGTTTCtcatggcatcaacaccacggTCGTGGAGATGGACCCTGTGGTGTACGAATTTGCGACCAAGTACTTTGATTTGAAAGAGAATAATCCACCTGTGTTGCAAGATGCTGTGAGCTACACTGCTGAACTTGCTAAGACGGCGCCCGCGACATACGATTATATCGTTCACGATGTATTCACTGGTGGCGCCGAGCCGGTTGACCTCTTTACCCTGGAATTCCTACAGGGACTACATGCACTGCTGAAGCCCGACGGCGCGATTGCCATT AACTACGCGGGTGATCTTGCTCTTCCCGCCCCCAAAATCATCTATCGCACTATCAAACAAGTCTTTCCTACATGCCGTATCTTTCGCGAAATGCCCCCAGATGCCGAGTCCATCAAAACCAAGGGTATGGACTTCACCAACATGGTCATCTTCTGCAAGAAGTCGGCCAGCAGCCCACTCACCTTCCGACGTCCCACGACAAAGGACTTTTTACAAAGCTCGGCCAGACAAGAATTCTTGGACTTGCGGAATGAAATTCCTGAGCCGTCAATGCTTATTGGTGAGGAAGAGGGCATTTTGACAAAGAATGATACAGAAAAATTGGCCAAGTGGCATGAGAAGAGTGCGTTAGGACATTGGTCGCTGATGAGGACCGCCATTCCGGCAAAGGTATGGGAAAGATGGTGA
- a CDS encoding aspergillopepsin (similar to Metarhizium acridum CQMa 102 XP_007809061.1), producing the protein MKFQILTYLASTAVAVSNHESHIFTRQGTSSIWAGGIHTSNSVTFVTGTITLPPYKNEPSRGVSFWVGIDGATCRDAILQTGVDYLDNRVYPWYEWYPEETKFYSDGLSAKPGDKIRMTVTATSSTSGIASLENLTTGVKRSVTLRDKKKLCLRDAEWIVENVAKEGLSDFGEVRFSETKWRSDRGEGGASGAKVYDVTRSGRKQTSCSAGGDVVCKFVG; encoded by the coding sequence atgaagttCCAAATACTCACATATCTCGCCTCCACTGCCGTCGCCGTCTCAAACCACGAATCTCACATCTTTACCCGCCAAGGAACATCCTCCATCTGGGCCGGCGGCATACACACCTCCAACTCCGTAACCTTTGTCACCGGCACCATCACCCTGCCCCCATACAAGAATGAACCCAGTCGCGGTGTCTCTTTCTGGGTTGGCATCGACGGGGCGACATGCCGCGATGCGATCCTCCAAACGGGCGTGGACTACCTCGACAACAGAGTATATCCCTGGTACGAGTGGTATCCGGAGGAAACAAAGTTCTACTCGGATGGGCTGTCCGCAAAGCCGGGTGACAAGATTCGGATGACTGTTACAGCGACGAGCTCCACGTCCGGGATTGCTAGTCTGGAGAATCTTACTACGGGGGTGAAGAGGAGCGTGACGCTACgtgacaagaagaagttgTGTTTGAGGGACGCGGAGTGGATTGTGGAAAACGTAGCGAAGGAGGGATTGTCGGATTTCGGGGAGGTGAGGTTTTCGGAGACGAAGTGGCGGAGTGATAGGGGAGAAGGGGGAGCGAGCGGTGCAAAGGTTTACGATGTGACGAGGAGTGGGAGGAAGCAGACGAGTTGCAGTGCTGGTGGGGATGTGGTTTGTAAATTTGTGGGGTGA
- a CDS encoding flavin-nucleotide-binding protein (similar to Metarhizium acridum CQMa 102 XP_007809062.1) yields MGRYELEYPKDATNLVKRHGERGIYALEKIHSLINSSQLIHVSFNVPNSPFPVTLPMIGQMGSFDRPSASLGDPLDLYIHGYVSSRLFNLGRGASEEGLPISCTVSHVDGLILALSAFNHSYNYRSALLFGHATLVEDQEEKLYAMELITNSVVPDRWKNSRLPPTNAEMQSTSILKVKIASGSAKFRDGGVSDDKHDLENEDALNSVWTGVVPIYSTMGEPIPGPYNRVDLPAYAKEFFDEFSAENKKQSLEAANKKNE; encoded by the exons ATGGGCCGCTACGAGCTTGAGTATCCCAAGGACGCAACCAATCTCGTCAAGAGACATGGCGAACGAG GCATCTATGCTCTCGAAAAAATCCATTCCCTCATCAActccagccagctcatcCACGTCTCATTCAATGTACCCAACTCCCCCTTCCCCGTCACTCTCCCCATGATCGGGCAAATGGGCTCCTTTGATCGACCATCCGCCAGCCTAGGCGACCCTCTGGACCTTTATATCCATGGTTACGTCTCCTCGCGCCTCTTCAATCTCGGCCGCGGAGCCAGCGAAGAAGGCCTGCCCATCTCCTGCACCGTCTCCCACGTTGACGGCCTTATTCTCGCCCTCTCGGCCTTCAACCACAGCTACAACTACCGCTCAGCCTTACTTTTCGGGCACGCCACACTCGTCGAAGATCAAGAGGAGAAATTATACGCCATGGAACTCATTACCAATTCCGTTGTGCCAGATCGCTGGAAGAACAGCCGCCTGCCACCTACCAATGCTGAAATGCAGAGTACCAGCATTCTCAAGGTGAAAATCGCTTCGGGGAGTGCCAAGTTTCGCGATGGCGGGGTTTCAGACGACAAACACGATTTGGAGAATGAGGATGCGCTGAACTCTGTGTGGACTGGTGTTGTGCCTATTTATTCCACCATGGGTGAGCCGATTCCCGGCCCATATAACCGTGTGGATTTACCAGCATATGCCAAGGAGTTTTTTGACGAATTTAGCGCGGAGAATAAGAAGCAGAGTTTGGAAGCGGCGAACAAGAAGAACGAGTAG